In Gadus macrocephalus chromosome 11, ASM3116895v1, a single genomic region encodes these proteins:
- the si:ch211-102c2.4 gene encoding uncharacterized protein si:ch211-102c2.4, whose translation MHLLMVMGLLAWWAGEGHGVLQALTCPYQVDQSTLPRVWCKQTSAECCRGLMYDYKHPHDGDPPVIHEDTGSFTVSVVSPPHGAGVYWCGVMANSSVLIKLAESYFYDSTSAYIWSIARFAVLPSFLILPSILALNVLVTSRSESKRHHEDSTKVLEEPEAIYINQ comes from the exons ATGCATCTTCTGATGGTGATGGGCTTACTGGCGTGGTGGGCTG GAGAAGGCCACGGCGTCCTGCAGGCGCTCACATGCCCGTACCAAGTCGACCAGAGCACTCTGCCCAGAGTCTGGTGCAAACAAACCAGCGCAGAGTGCTGCAGAGGCCTCATGTACGATTACAAGCACCCTCATGACGGGGACCCCCCGGTGATCCACGAGGACACGGGGTCCTTCACCGTCTCCGTGGTCAGCCCCCCCCACGGCGCCGGGGTGTACTGGTGCGGAGTCATGGCCAACAGCTCGGTCCTCATCAAACTGGCGGAGAGCTACTTCTACGACT CCACTTCCGCTTACATCTGGAGCATCGCTCGCTTTGCGGTGTTGCCCTCATTCCTCATCCTTCCTTCCATACTCGCCCTCAACGTGCTGGTCACCAGTCGCTCAGAAA GCAAAAGACATCATGAGGATTCAACTAAGGTTCTGGAAGAACCTGAAgcaatatatataaatcaataa
- the rabl6b gene encoding rab-like protein 6, with protein sequence MFSALKKLVGSEPGQLRDKNIPAGLQSMNQSLQRRFAKGVQYNMKIVIRGDRNTGKSTLWHRLQGKKFLEEYLPTQEIQATSIHWNYKMAPYQATDDVVKVEVWDVVDKGQKYPLLDGKGKKRGENLKMENETPESDEVALDAEFLDVYKNCNGVIMMFDITKQWTFNYILRELPKVPPHVPVCVLGNHRDMGEHRVILPDDIRDLIASLNRPMGASYIHYAESSMKNGFGLKYLHRFFNIPFLQLQRETLLRQLETNQLDMDATLEELCVQQETEDQNYEIFLENLETRSKAFGSPGPANGQSPSSGSQSPVVPQSGASTGSSSPSTPQPPTPFQTQGSAPQPPPAAPPSSAPAPPSTPAEPWGAVQSPEHPRLAQSPASGASGASGASGAPRPSTPASPALAAPQDQAPQKRGFISRWFGSSGPPEAQSAAPDGGAEQPVCPASVRSVDDFVPDERLDRSFLEDGGGSKAKAPPPAHSNVLDSDSDGEGRGNPMVSGFQDELDPDDQALPLPRGPARVQPPSRDVTLTSDEEDPPAPALTPHVLDLDSEPEMKRSVISTTKPKAAAKKGSEPKAPGQLLLTPAPISLTLTPTAEQPISRQQGKKKGNSPKAEDSDTETETPVAQQTLSFVMDDPDFESDASETPQVTKEVFPVRAELLSDLSEDEVRPAKGAVTLKPAVISFKHKNDTDLFGLGFGEEPTAAKDSSDEQEEKESKPSLKEKKKKKKKVKEVEEEEKSKKKHKHRKKEEVAAGAAEDKEKKRKAKPSRAKKTDVDELEDFLGGGGASVRPEGGDYEEL encoded by the exons ATGTTCTCTGCCCTGAAGAAGCTGGTGGGGTCCGAGCCGGGACAGCTCAGGGACAAAAACATTCCCGCTGGCCTGCAGTCCATGAACCAGAGTCTGCAGCGCCGCTTCGCCAAGGGAGTCCAGTACAACA TGAAGATAGTGATTCGCGGGGACAGGAACACGGGAAAGAGCACCCTATGGCACCGACTTCAGGGGAAGAAGTTCCTGGAGGAATACCTGCCCACGCAGGAGATCCAGGCGACCAGCATCCACTGGAACTACAAAA TGGCCCCGTACCAAG CTACGGATGACGTGGTCAAGGTAGAGGTGTGGGACGTTGTGGACAAAG GCCAGAAATATCCTCTTCTTGATG GCAAGGGAAAGAAGCGCGGCGAAAACTTGAAGATGGAGAATGAGACCCCGGAG TCGGACGAGGTGGCGCTGGACGCAGAGTTCCTCGACGTCTACAAGAACTGCAACGGTGTCATCATGATGTTTGACATTACCAAGCAGTG GACGTTCAACTACATCCTGCGGGAGCTGCCCAAGGTGCCCCCCCACGTGCCGGTGTGCGTGCTGGGGAACCACCGCGACATGGGCGAGCACCGCGTCATCCTCCCCGACGACATCCGCGACCTCATCGCCAGCctcaacag GCCGATGGGAGCGTCCTACATCCACTACGCCGAGTCCTCCATGAAGAACGGCTTCGGCCTCAAGTACCTCCACCGCTTCTTCAACATCCCCTTCCTGCAACtgcag AGAGAGACCCTGCTCCGACAGCTGGAGACCAACCAACTCGACATGGACGCTACTCTGGAGGAGCTCTGTGTTCAGCAGGAGACGGAGGACCAGAACTACGAGAT cttCCTGGAGAACCTGGAGACCCGCAGCAAGGCCTTCGGCTCCCCGGGGCCCGCCAACGGCCAGAGCCCGTCGTCGGGCTCCCAGTCCCCCGTGGTCCCCCAGAGCGGGGCCTCTACCGGCAGCTCCAGCCCCagcaccccccagccccccacccccttccagACCCAGGGCTCGGCCCCCCAGCCTccgcccgccgcccccccctcctccgccccggcccccccctccaccccggcCGAGCCCTGGGGGGCGGTCCAGTCCCCCGAGCACCCCCGGCTGGCCCAGTCGCCGGCCTCCGGGGCCTCCGGGGCCTCCGGGGCCTCCGGCGCCCCCAGACCCTCCACCCCGGCCTCGCCCGCCCTGGCGGCCCCCCAGGACCAGGCCCCCCAGAAGCGCGGCTTCATCTCCCGCTGGTTCGGCTCCTCGGGGCCCCCGGAGGCCCAGTCCGCAGCCCCAG ACGGCGGGGCGGAGCAGCCCGTGTGTCCCGCCAGCGTCAGGAGCGTGGACGACTTCGTCCCCGACGAGAGGCTGGACCGCAGCTTcctggaggacggggggggCTCCAAGGCTAaagcccccccgcccgcccacaGCAACGTCCTGGACAGCGACAG tgaCGGCGAGGGCCGGGGCAACCCCATGGTGTCGGGCTTCCAGGACGAGCTGGACCCCGACGACCaggccctgcccctgccccggggcccggcccgCGTCCAGCCCCCCAGCCGGGACGTCACCCTGACCAGCGACGAGGAGGACCCCCCCGCACCCGCCCTCACCCCCCACGTCCTGGACCTGGACAGCGAGCCGGAGAtgaagag GTCCGTCATCAGCACCACCAAACCAAAGGCCGCGGCCAAGAAGGGTTCGGAGCCCAAAGCGCCCGGCCAGCTCCTGCTGacccccgcccccatctccctcaccctgacccccacggccgagcagccaatcagcaggcAGCAGGGCAAGAAGAAGGGCAACTCCCCCAAGGCGGAGGACTCCGACACGGAGACGGAGACGCCCGTGGCCCAGCAGACGCTGTCCTTCGTCATGGACGACCCCGACTTTGAGTCCGACGCCTCGGAGACGCCCCAAGTGACCAAG GAAGTGTTTCCGGTCAGGGCGGAGCTTCTGTCTGACCTATCGGAGGACGAGGTGCGGCCGGCCAAAGGGGCGGTGACCCTTAAGCCGGCCGTCATCTCCTTCAAACACAAGAACGACACGGACCTGTTCGGGCTGGGCTTCGGAGAGGAGCCGACGGCCGCCAAGGACAGCAGTGACGAGCAGGAAG AGAAGGAAAGCAAACCCTCcctgaaggagaagaagaagaagaagaagaaggtgaaagAGGTCGAG gaggaggagaaaagcaagaagaaacacaaacacaggaagaaggaggaggtggcggcCGGGGCGGCGGAGgacaaggagaagaagaggaaggccaAGCCGTCCCGGGCCAAGAAGACGGACGTGGACGAGCTGGAGGACTTcctgggcgggggcggggcctctgtGCGGCCCGAAGGCGGGGACTACGAGGAACTCTAG